Proteins encoded in a region of the Acetomicrobium thermoterrenum DSM 13490 genome:
- a CDS encoding FAD-dependent oxidoreductase: MTEKIKVKQYPPDVIEKMKEIVEECMGDAPPFCQAACPMHTDAKGYIQMISEGKYKDAIKLIREKLFLPGTLGRICAHPCEERCKRGDLKYPMSIAELKRFASQFDNPSDWDLHCEQDKGKSVAIIGGGPAGAQAAIDLKKKGYSVTIFEKLPKAGGMLQVGIPEYRLPREIVDFEYSYLYKLGIEIRTGTEVGKDISFNDIKDNYDAILIATGATKSLILPIPGNDLNGVLGALELLKDVSEKKPVEVGNKAVVIGGGNVAMDAARTLLRVGAKEVQLFCLEQRHEMPAHTWEVEEAEDEGVIVNNGYGPKEILGKNGKVKAIRFKKCLSVFDAEGKFNPSYDENDIIEIDADSIIFAVGQRPDTSFIPTEIGLELEKNGRIKVLPETLETNIPGIFAAGDVVIKPWFVIEALALGRKAAISIDRYLEGKDLFADRDLTWEGPFDTWLEKDIEGEEILPRVQTRMRPSQERINDFKEVNLGFTEEMARREAERCLQCECRLCMQECLMLNDFAHCPRELFEEILKSNEVNPLVPYSCNMCDQCTLQCPKEFKLGDRFSDIRKELVQEGLAPLKEHKPILAHQRLGFSKLFNVTVPDTNTGKTVRVFFPGCSLPSYNPEAVGAIYAYLKEKLPGTGAILKCCGKPTKALGMMEDFHHKFDSVIEEIEKLGATEVIVACQSCYNTFRQYLPEHISVKSLWQLLPEIGLPDDAVGIGKDTGITVAIHDSCVTRDVPSIHDGIRWIVKQLGYEIEELPHSRENTRCCGYGGMIVPVNPDLAKRVMSRRAQEANSDCIVTYCAACRASMMAGGKQGFHILDLIFGGSLAGREAPAPDGSLASWYKRWKTKRLLKKVAETQSRKSSLSSNNARAA, from the coding sequence ATGACTGAAAAGATAAAAGTAAAACAATATCCGCCTGATGTTATAGAGAAAATGAAAGAGATAGTAGAAGAATGTATGGGAGACGCACCCCCTTTTTGTCAAGCGGCATGTCCTATGCATACGGATGCAAAGGGTTATATACAAATGATTTCGGAAGGAAAATATAAGGATGCGATCAAGTTAATCCGAGAAAAACTCTTCTTGCCGGGAACGCTGGGTCGCATCTGCGCTCACCCCTGTGAGGAAAGATGTAAACGAGGGGACTTGAAATACCCTATGTCTATAGCCGAGCTGAAAAGGTTCGCATCTCAATTTGATAACCCGAGCGATTGGGACCTGCACTGTGAACAAGATAAAGGCAAATCTGTAGCTATTATAGGAGGAGGACCAGCAGGGGCTCAGGCGGCCATAGATTTGAAAAAAAAGGGTTATTCCGTAACTATATTTGAAAAGCTACCTAAAGCGGGAGGGATGCTGCAGGTAGGTATACCTGAGTATAGATTGCCAAGGGAAATTGTCGACTTTGAATACAGCTATCTTTATAAACTGGGTATAGAGATTCGAACGGGAACTGAAGTAGGTAAGGATATATCTTTTAACGATATAAAGGACAATTATGATGCCATATTGATAGCTACTGGCGCTACAAAAAGCCTAATCCTTCCCATTCCTGGTAATGATTTGAATGGAGTATTGGGCGCACTAGAACTGCTAAAGGACGTTAGTGAGAAAAAACCTGTCGAAGTAGGCAATAAAGCAGTGGTAATTGGCGGAGGAAATGTCGCCATGGACGCTGCTAGAACGCTTCTACGAGTAGGAGCCAAAGAAGTACAACTCTTTTGCCTTGAACAAAGGCATGAGATGCCGGCCCATACTTGGGAAGTGGAAGAAGCGGAAGATGAAGGTGTTATAGTCAACAACGGTTACGGACCCAAGGAGATACTGGGGAAAAATGGAAAAGTTAAGGCCATCAGATTTAAAAAGTGCCTTTCCGTCTTTGATGCAGAAGGTAAATTCAATCCCAGTTACGACGAAAATGACATAATTGAAATAGACGCAGATAGTATTATATTCGCAGTGGGTCAACGACCTGACACATCTTTTATCCCAACAGAGATTGGACTGGAGCTTGAAAAAAACGGAAGGATAAAAGTCCTTCCGGAAACATTAGAGACCAACATCCCGGGAATTTTCGCAGCCGGTGATGTTGTTATAAAGCCATGGTTTGTCATCGAAGCTTTAGCCCTCGGGCGAAAGGCAGCAATATCAATAGACAGATACCTGGAAGGAAAAGATTTGTTTGCAGACAGAGACCTCACCTGGGAAGGTCCTTTTGATACATGGTTGGAAAAGGATATTGAAGGGGAGGAAATCTTGCCGAGAGTGCAAACACGCATGAGGCCTTCACAGGAGCGAATCAATGATTTTAAAGAAGTAAATCTAGGCTTTACCGAAGAAATGGCTCGCAGAGAGGCAGAGCGCTGTTTGCAATGCGAATGCAGGCTATGCATGCAAGAATGCTTAATGCTTAATGATTTCGCTCACTGTCCAAGGGAGCTTTTCGAAGAAATCCTTAAAAGCAATGAGGTTAATCCCCTAGTTCCCTACTCTTGCAACATGTGCGACCAATGTACGCTTCAATGTCCAAAGGAGTTTAAGCTGGGAGACAGATTTAGCGACATAAGAAAGGAATTAGTTCAAGAAGGGTTAGCTCCATTGAAGGAACATAAGCCCATATTGGCACATCAACGACTTGGCTTTTCTAAACTTTTTAACGTTACCGTTCCCGACACAAATACAGGTAAGACTGTCAGGGTCTTTTTTCCGGGATGTAGCTTGCCTTCATATAACCCCGAGGCCGTAGGTGCTATTTATGCATATTTAAAAGAGAAGTTGCCCGGAACCGGAGCTATACTGAAATGCTGCGGAAAACCTACAAAGGCATTGGGAATGATGGAAGATTTCCATCATAAATTTGACAGCGTCATAGAGGAAATAGAAAAACTGGGCGCTACAGAAGTTATAGTGGCCTGCCAGTCCTGCTATAATACCTTCAGGCAGTACTTGCCTGAGCATATAAGTGTCAAATCTTTATGGCAACTGCTACCGGAAATTGGTCTTCCCGATGATGCCGTAGGTATTGGCAAAGATACGGGTATAACAGTTGCTATTCACGATTCCTGTGTTACCAGAGATGTTCCATCTATACATGATGGCATCAGGTGGATAGTAAAGCAGCTGGGCTATGAAATCGAAGAACTGCCACACAGTAGAGAAAACACGCGTTGTTGCGGATATGGAGGTATGATAGTTCCTGTTAACCCCGATCTAGCGAAACGTGTGATGTCGAGACGTGCACAGGAAGCAAATTCCGATTGCATAGTAACTTATTGTGCCGCTTGCAGGGCATCTATGATGGCTGGAGGAAAACAAGGTTTCCATATATTGGACTTAATTTTCGGCGGAAGCCTTGCCGGGCGGGAAGCTCCAGCCCCTGATGGTTCACTAGCCAGCTGGTACAAGCGCTGGAAGACGAAGCGATTACTGAAAAAAGTAGCCGAAACCCAGTCCAGAAAATCATCGTTAAGCAGCAACAACGCGCGGGCGGCATAA
- the arsS gene encoding arsenosugar biosynthesis radical SAM (seleno)protein ArsS (Some members of this family are selenoproteins.) encodes METKVAESFENKLCSLNMMPLRATGVQILQLNITRRCNLCCKHCHVNASPKREEIMSREILEACLNVIDANNISVVDITGGSPEMHPDLAWFLKMLARPSRRIIVRTNLVILLNEPWRRYLEIYSKLGIELVGSLPDYNPSRTDRQRGENTFIRSIEALKELNKLGYGMSGSNLQVHLVHNPAGAYLPASQKALETEYKKHLLQKYGVHFNNLFVIVNMPIGRFMEFLQRSENYGGYMEELISAFNPVAVENVMCRTTISVDWEGYLYDCDFNQMLGLKIKDGPSHIFDFDYDKLSNRKIVVGEHCFGCTAGAGSSCQGETVK; translated from the coding sequence ATGGAGACAAAAGTTGCGGAAAGTTTTGAAAATAAGCTTTGCAGCTTGAATATGATGCCCTTGCGAGCTACAGGAGTGCAAATATTACAGCTTAATATCACTAGACGATGCAATTTATGTTGCAAGCATTGCCATGTCAATGCCTCGCCCAAAAGAGAGGAGATAATGTCTAGAGAGATTCTGGAAGCCTGCCTCAATGTTATTGATGCCAATAATATTTCTGTAGTTGACATAACAGGAGGATCTCCTGAGATGCATCCCGATCTTGCTTGGTTTTTGAAAATGCTCGCAAGGCCCTCTAGACGGATTATCGTGCGAACAAATCTGGTGATATTACTCAATGAACCATGGCGTCGATATTTAGAAATTTACAGTAAATTGGGCATCGAACTAGTGGGTTCGCTTCCCGATTATAATCCCTCGAGAACGGATAGACAACGTGGCGAAAATACGTTCATTCGGTCTATAGAAGCATTGAAGGAACTCAACAAGCTTGGTTACGGAATGTCTGGGTCAAATTTGCAAGTTCATTTGGTTCACAATCCTGCAGGGGCCTACTTGCCCGCAAGCCAAAAAGCGCTGGAAACAGAGTACAAAAAACATTTGCTGCAGAAATACGGTGTACACTTCAATAACCTTTTTGTGATTGTAAACATGCCTATTGGAAGATTCATGGAATTTCTACAAAGAAGCGAAAATTATGGTGGCTATATGGAGGAATTGATCTCCGCCTTTAATCCCGTTGCTGTAGAAAATGTAATGTGCAGAACGACCATCTCTGTTGATTGGGAGGGATATCTTTATGATTGTGATTTTAACCAAATGTTGGGTTTAAAGATTAAGGATGGCCCTTCCCATATATTCGATTTTGATTATGACAAACTTTCCAATAGAAAGATAGTTGTGGGCGAACATTGTTTCGGTTGTACGGCAGGAGCCGGCTCCTCCTGTCAAGGCGAAACAGTTAAATAG
- a CDS encoding arsenosugar biosynthesis-associated peroxidase-like protein, with translation MSQSYYEQKDLKDFPNIVEYASELGKKFFDYYGAATSAGTLTEREKALIALAVATVRHCPYCIDAYTNKCLSLGVSNDEMMEAVHVAASMVAGDTLAHATQMRKIIKQKEM, from the coding sequence ATGTCTCAATCATATTATGAACAAAAAGATCTTAAGGATTTTCCTAATATAGTGGAATATGCATCTGAGTTAGGTAAGAAATTTTTCGATTATTACGGTGCTGCCACAAGCGCAGGAACTTTGACAGAACGCGAAAAAGCCTTGATAGCCCTAGCAGTTGCAACAGTTCGTCACTGTCCATATTGCATAGATGCTTATACTAATAAGTGTCTGTCTTTGGGTGTAAGCAATGATGAGATGATGGAGGCTGTGCATGTAGCAGCCTCGATGGTTGCTGGAGATACTTTAGCCCATGCAACGCAGATGCGTAAGATTATAAAGCAGAAAGAAATGTAA
- a CDS encoding M48 family metallopeptidase, whose protein sequence is MWKQIFWILWIGAVTWEVFLHSLEWRHLIKMKLNPNTVFDGYVQKSTVNDKNVDYAIEHLRISLGETLTNYLISAIIVAYDLPKLVEGLTAQISLPIFRAGAFGIAFGLLFWVSSFPWAWAKVFYVESKYKFNKTTKSIFIKDQAIVLGFIVLLSFLGFACFAVIFESRIWPLYLIFVFALFEIVAMILVPSVVIPLFFKLNPLADEELIFKINELLRKLGINKIKVFVANASKRTLHSNAFVTGLGSNKKIVLFDTLVSSLAADEVIAVLLHELGHWKLSHALKRIGLVLAIQAVLVYFAFVMSNVGFMYDFQIQNPQQFAIYAFLLLNMAVTLFFQPCLLSFIRRQEIKADLFAARHAGSSLMINALSKISTDNMAWLPRHFLYKAWYCTHPPIPERLRFLKTFTNI, encoded by the coding sequence ATGTGGAAACAAATTTTTTGGATTTTGTGGATCGGAGCCGTAACGTGGGAGGTTTTTCTTCATTCACTGGAGTGGCGACATCTGATTAAAATGAAGTTAAATCCCAATACAGTTTTTGATGGCTACGTCCAAAAGTCCACAGTTAACGACAAAAACGTTGACTACGCCATTGAACACTTGAGAATCTCTTTGGGAGAAACGCTCACCAATTACTTAATAAGCGCTATTATCGTCGCCTATGACCTTCCAAAGCTTGTCGAGGGTTTAACCGCTCAAATTAGTTTGCCCATTTTCAGGGCCGGAGCATTCGGCATTGCTTTTGGGCTTCTTTTTTGGGTATCTTCTTTCCCATGGGCGTGGGCTAAAGTATTCTATGTCGAAAGTAAGTATAAATTTAATAAAACTACCAAAAGCATATTCATCAAAGACCAAGCCATAGTATTAGGTTTTATTGTTTTGTTGTCTTTTTTGGGATTTGCCTGTTTTGCCGTTATATTTGAAAGTCGGATATGGCCACTTTATCTGATATTTGTCTTCGCTTTGTTTGAAATTGTTGCCATGATACTTGTCCCCTCGGTGGTCATCCCGCTTTTCTTTAAACTTAACCCTCTTGCCGATGAGGAGCTCATATTTAAAATCAATGAGTTGTTGCGTAAATTGGGCATCAATAAAATAAAAGTTTTTGTCGCCAATGCATCCAAGAGGACGTTGCATAGCAATGCCTTCGTAACAGGTCTTGGAAGCAATAAAAAGATAGTGCTCTTCGATACCCTTGTTTCGAGCCTCGCTGCGGATGAAGTTATTGCCGTTTTGTTACATGAACTGGGGCATTGGAAACTTTCACACGCCCTGAAGCGCATAGGCTTGGTTTTAGCGATTCAAGCGGTCTTAGTATACTTCGCCTTTGTCATGTCCAATGTCGGCTTCATGTATGATTTTCAAATTCAAAATCCTCAACAGTTCGCCATTTATGCCTTTCTTCTGTTAAATATGGCAGTTACTCTCTTTTTTCAACCCTGCCTGCTGAGCTTTATAAGGCGACAAGAAATAAAAGCCGACTTATTTGCTGCCCGACATGCAGGCAGTAGTCTAATGATAAACGCACTTTCAAAAATATCGACCGATAACATGGCCTGGTTGCCTCGGCATTTTTTATATAAAGCGTGGTACTGCACACATCCGCCCATTCCGGAGAGGCTAAGGTTTTTAAAAACTTTTACCAATATTTAG
- the thiE gene encoding thiamine phosphate synthase, translating to MKLLDLKDRLKLYVILDRRLGRGVPLCDQARLAIQGGATAIQLRDKRMQGRDCYRASLAIKEICKEKGVLFIVNDRLDVALTAGADGVHLGQEDLPLEAAEKIAPEGFIIGISVRTPDQAIEAERKGADYLGVGDVFGTSSKPDAKTIGIEGLKEVCVNTKLPCVAIGGIGVHNVKQALQAGAVGVAVISAVISQKDIAGAARTLRSLVS from the coding sequence GTGAAGTTATTGGATTTGAAGGATAGATTAAAGCTTTACGTTATATTGGACAGGAGATTGGGAAGGGGGGTGCCTTTGTGCGACCAGGCAAGATTGGCTATACAAGGGGGCGCTACAGCCATTCAGCTTCGCGATAAAAGGATGCAGGGGCGAGACTGTTATCGGGCTTCTTTAGCGATAAAAGAAATATGCAAAGAAAAGGGCGTTCTTTTCATAGTAAACGATAGGTTAGATGTAGCTTTGACCGCCGGTGCCGATGGCGTCCATCTTGGACAGGAAGATTTGCCTCTAGAGGCGGCGGAAAAAATAGCTCCCGAAGGTTTTATTATAGGCATATCCGTTAGAACTCCAGATCAGGCAATCGAAGCAGAAAGGAAAGGCGCTGATTATCTCGGAGTAGGAGATGTCTTCGGAACGTCCAGCAAGCCTGATGCGAAGACGATAGGCATCGAAGGGCTGAAAGAGGTTTGCGTTAACACAAAATTGCCCTGCGTGGCAATTGGGGGGATAGGGGTACATAACGTAAAGCAGGCTTTGCAAGCTGGAGCAGTGGGCGTTGCTGTAATATCTGCTGTAATATCGCAAAAGGACATAGCTGGTGCTGCAAGGACTTTGAGGTCTTTAGTTTCTTAA
- the thiM gene encoding hydroxyethylthiazole kinase gives MDNPELETRFADVFNNLMLHKPLIYHMTNMVAISGQAHLALAIGASPVMSLYPGEAAELVAVSDSLLVNIGTPTREGIEAMFVAAREARELGRPALIDPVGYGATNMRTDLVERLLDTKAFGLIKGNGAEISLLGGEGAQVRGVDSADSPRAALAVKTVSRKYNCIAVATGPIDYVSDGRDVFALESGHEWLSLISGSGCYVGTIIAACMAVTEPLVAALASLALMGFVAEVAVKKSYGPGSFHCNLFDALFACVRNPSSIVFPKWQKLDL, from the coding sequence ATGGACAATCCGGAATTGGAAACTCGCTTTGCCGATGTATTTAACAATTTGATGCTGCATAAACCATTAATATATCACATGACCAACATGGTAGCTATTAGCGGGCAGGCTCATTTGGCTTTGGCTATTGGTGCCTCTCCCGTCATGTCGCTTTATCCCGGAGAAGCTGCTGAATTGGTCGCCGTATCTGATTCATTGTTGGTTAACATAGGTACCCCTACGAGAGAGGGAATCGAAGCCATGTTCGTTGCGGCAAGAGAGGCTAGAGAATTGGGAAGACCTGCCCTCATTGATCCGGTTGGCTATGGAGCAACTAATATGAGAACGGATCTTGTAGAAAGGTTACTCGATACTAAGGCTTTTGGCTTAATAAAGGGCAACGGTGCTGAGATCTCATTGCTTGGCGGTGAGGGCGCTCAAGTGCGAGGAGTTGATTCAGCAGATTCTCCCCGAGCTGCACTGGCTGTCAAAACAGTCTCACGCAAATATAACTGCATTGCCGTTGCCACAGGCCCGATAGATTATGTTTCTGACGGAAGAGACGTCTTTGCCTTAGAGAGCGGTCACGAATGGCTTTCCCTCATTTCCGGATCAGGATGTTATGTGGGCACTATCATAGCAGCTTGCATGGCTGTAACTGAACCTTTGGTTGCAGCTTTGGCGTCTCTGGCATTGATGGGTTTTGTTGCAGAAGTGGCGGTTAAAAAATCCTACGGTCCCGGGAGTTTTCATTGCAACCTATTTGATGCCCTTTTTGCTTGCGTAAGAAACCCCTCGTCCATCGTGTTTCCAAAGTGGCAAAAATTAGATTTATAG
- the thiD gene encoding bifunctional hydroxymethylpyrimidine kinase/phosphomethylpyrimidine kinase produces the protein MTIAGSDSGGGAGIEADLATFLHLKVFGTAALAAVTAQNSLGVHKVFDIPCEMVGAQIKAILTDFSVGAVKTGMLSREETISEVAEGIKTHRVTKLVVDPVMVAQSGDPLMFGGAVNAMIGELLPLAFIVTPNIPEAEKLTGMKITSLDEMKEAAKVIAELGPKGVFVKGGHLEGERVTDLFYYEGKFHVFEHERIHTNDHHGTGCTLSAAIAAELAAGTDTLEAVKRAKDYTRLAIQHRFKGGKGYGCVGHIFKVDWLENSD, from the coding sequence ATGACGATAGCCGGCAGCGATTCCGGTGGAGGAGCCGGTATAGAAGCTGATCTTGCAACTTTTTTGCATTTGAAGGTTTTTGGTACTGCTGCTTTGGCGGCAGTAACAGCTCAAAACAGTTTGGGAGTGCACAAGGTCTTCGATATACCTTGCGAGATGGTTGGCGCCCAAATAAAGGCAATATTGACTGATTTTTCTGTAGGTGCCGTAAAAACAGGCATGCTTTCGCGCGAGGAAACCATTTCAGAGGTAGCTGAGGGCATAAAAACTCATAGAGTGACCAAATTGGTGGTGGATCCTGTCATGGTTGCTCAAAGCGGAGATCCTTTAATGTTTGGAGGGGCCGTTAACGCCATGATCGGTGAACTTCTTCCCCTTGCCTTTATAGTAACCCCAAACATTCCTGAAGCGGAAAAACTGACAGGGATGAAAATTACCTCTCTTGACGAAATGAAGGAGGCAGCTAAAGTCATTGCCGAATTAGGCCCTAAAGGTGTGTTTGTAAAGGGAGGACATCTGGAGGGTGAAAGGGTTACCGACCTTTTTTACTATGAGGGAAAGTTTCATGTCTTCGAGCATGAAAGGATACATACGAACGATCATCATGGAACAGGTTGTACATTGTCGGCAGCGATTGCGGCGGAATTGGCTGCAGGTACCGATACTTTAGAAGCGGTGAAAAGGGCCAAAGATTATACCAGGTTGGCTATTCAACATAGGTTCAAAGGTGGAAAGGGGTATGGCTGTGTGGGGCATATTTTCAAGGTAGACTGGCTTGAAAATTCCGATTAA
- the ychF gene encoding redox-regulated ATPase YchF — MLNCGIVGLPLSGKTTIFNVLTSARAEVKSYAGGKTDPNRAVVDVPDGRLQELASVYKPKKTVPAQIEFVDLAGLSKDASKGAGLGNAFLTFVADSDALIHIIRCFDNAEVAHPEGNIDPLRDFEIVEMELIFRDLSVIENRLERLAKKKVLQKEEEQEKELLEKCHSHLLSERPLRELVFSDTEHKKARGFSFLTLKPELIVLNLDETQTSDDKIPDYDKIVRLAAERGLSLIKIYGRMEMEMADLSSEDQKEFMKELGITNPGRERLIREAYKMLGLISFFTVGHDEVRAWTIPQGSTALDAAGAIHSDLARGFIRAQVIHFDDFKQLGFSMAVAREKGLLRLEGKDYIVKDGDIIEIRFNI, encoded by the coding sequence ATGTTGAATTGTGGTATTGTCGGGCTTCCCCTGTCGGGCAAGACGACGATTTTCAATGTCTTAACGAGCGCTCGAGCGGAAGTCAAGTCCTATGCCGGAGGGAAGACGGACCCAAATAGAGCTGTTGTGGATGTCCCTGATGGGAGATTGCAGGAACTTGCATCAGTATATAAACCGAAAAAGACGGTTCCTGCCCAAATCGAATTTGTCGATTTGGCCGGCCTTTCTAAGGATGCAAGCAAAGGAGCCGGTTTGGGTAATGCCTTTTTGACTTTCGTTGCCGATTCTGACGCATTGATTCACATCATAAGATGTTTCGATAATGCTGAAGTTGCCCATCCCGAGGGAAATATAGACCCCTTAAGGGATTTCGAAATAGTTGAGATGGAATTAATATTTAGAGATCTGTCCGTTATAGAAAATCGTCTGGAAAGGCTGGCAAAAAAGAAAGTGCTGCAGAAGGAAGAAGAACAGGAAAAGGAATTGCTGGAAAAGTGTCATTCCCATCTTCTGTCTGAAAGGCCATTGAGGGAGTTGGTATTTTCCGATACAGAGCATAAAAAAGCGAGAGGTTTTTCCTTTTTGACGCTAAAGCCGGAGTTGATAGTTTTAAACTTGGATGAAACGCAGACGTCTGACGATAAAATTCCCGATTACGATAAAATAGTCCGGTTGGCAGCGGAGAGGGGACTTTCCTTGATAAAGATTTACGGCAGGATGGAAATGGAGATGGCCGATCTTTCCTCGGAGGACCAAAAAGAATTCATGAAAGAGCTTGGCATAACGAATCCCGGAAGGGAGAGGCTAATAAGAGAGGCCTACAAAATGCTTGGGTTGATTTCCTTTTTTACAGTGGGCCATGACGAAGTTAGAGCTTGGACTATACCCCAAGGTTCTACCGCTTTGGATGCAGCAGGAGCTATCCATTCTGATTTAGCCAGGGGGTTTATAAGGGCTCAGGTAATACACTTCGATGATTTCAAGCAATTGGGATTTTCCATGGCAGTGGCCAGAGAGAAGGGCCTGCTTCGCCTGGAGGGCAAGGATTACATAGTAAAAGACGGAGATATTATAGAAATACGATTCAATATATAA
- a CDS encoding sodium:solute symporter family protein codes for MNYLLAGRHFPTIIVATMLTGLAIGGASTVGVAEGAYTQGISAGWYNAAWGAGGIIVGILVADAFRRMEVRTIPEMMERMYGPSSRLISIVAQILIMMVITSLQYVAGGAILTALLPSIFTFQQGVLLTALVFVGITLIGGYWAAGLSNLINVIIIYLGVVVAIFISVSNFGGFEAITSRLPIEGPWFHPISGVGLSIIMAWMVVMITQTFSIQAISQIAFAARNGRTARRGFIIGGIITIPAGFLCALFGIIAAAQFPGLENAAMALPILVTHITPAVGGLLLASLWAADISTAVGLLLGCSTMVTEDFLKRLMPEKITPRGELLISRLAVLLVSAATLWLALTSVGILKTITTALAMTSSFTLLILANIFAPALCKKNCGFWTILASVVIWVAWTLFPSTHIVPHVIYLEWPICLVVFSACALLSKEPAERLLKEVPETGN; via the coding sequence TTGAATTACCTGTTAGCAGGAAGGCACTTCCCGACCATCATTGTTGCGACGATGTTGACGGGGCTTGCAATAGGAGGGGCTTCTACTGTAGGGGTAGCCGAAGGAGCTTATACGCAGGGCATCTCGGCCGGTTGGTATAATGCAGCTTGGGGAGCAGGTGGCATCATAGTAGGTATACTGGTCGCCGATGCTTTTAGGCGCATGGAGGTTCGTACAATACCGGAAATGATGGAGCGCATGTATGGCCCCTCCAGCAGATTGATAAGCATAGTAGCTCAAATATTAATAATGATGGTCATCACTTCTCTTCAGTACGTTGCAGGAGGCGCAATTCTTACCGCTCTGCTGCCGTCTATTTTTACCTTCCAGCAAGGAGTTCTCTTGACGGCCCTGGTCTTTGTCGGCATTACGCTGATAGGCGGATATTGGGCAGCAGGACTCTCCAATCTGATAAACGTAATCATAATCTATCTCGGAGTAGTGGTAGCTATCTTTATCTCGGTCTCGAATTTTGGCGGTTTCGAAGCCATAACTTCCCGACTCCCGATAGAGGGACCATGGTTTCATCCTATTAGCGGTGTTGGGCTTTCTATTATAATGGCTTGGATGGTCGTCATGATCACTCAAACCTTCTCGATCCAGGCAATATCTCAAATTGCCTTTGCCGCCAGGAACGGCCGTACTGCACGCCGCGGTTTTATTATAGGAGGAATAATAACCATACCTGCTGGATTTTTGTGCGCGCTCTTTGGGATTATTGCCGCTGCCCAATTCCCTGGCCTGGAAAATGCCGCTATGGCACTGCCCATCCTGGTCACCCACATAACACCGGCAGTTGGAGGATTGTTGCTCGCATCCTTGTGGGCTGCGGATATATCGACAGCAGTGGGATTGCTTCTCGGGTGTTCAACCATGGTCACCGAAGATTTTCTAAAAAGGCTTATGCCTGAAAAAATAACGCCACGGGGAGAGTTGCTCATTTCACGGCTCGCCGTCTTGCTCGTCAGTGCAGCCACGTTATGGCTGGCCCTGACATCTGTCGGAATTTTAAAGACCATTACAACCGCTTTAGCCATGACATCCTCCTTTACCCTTTTAATATTAGCCAATATCTTCGCGCCGGCTCTGTGCAAAAAGAATTGTGGTTTTTGGACTATATTGGCATCGGTAGTGATTTGGGTAGCCTGGACTTTATTTCCTTCAACTCATATTGTTCCTCATGTAATATACTTAGAATGGCCAATTTGCCTCGTCGTGTTTTCGGCATGCGCTTTATTGAGCAAAGAGCCTGCCGAAAGGCTTTTGAAGGAAGTCCCTGAAACTGGAAACTGA
- a CDS encoding bis(5'-nucleosyl)-tetraphosphatase, producing MRIKTISAGAVIFYWENDRPVYLLLRAYRNWDFPKGEIKQEEHPLETAKREVAEETGLTDVIFYDDVIETPPYGKGKVAMFYIAETKTKDVFLPISPDLGRPEHHEWKWLPYDDARALLNERLKAILEWAHQKILKKRMPNS from the coding sequence ATGAGAATCAAAACCATCAGTGCAGGTGCTGTGATCTTTTATTGGGAGAATGACAGGCCTGTTTATTTGCTTCTCAGGGCTTATAGAAATTGGGATTTTCCAAAGGGCGAGATAAAACAGGAGGAACATCCCTTGGAAACCGCCAAGCGCGAGGTTGCAGAGGAGACAGGTTTGACCGATGTGATATTTTATGACGATGTTATTGAAACGCCTCCCTATGGCAAAGGAAAGGTTGCCATGTTTTATATTGCAGAAACCAAAACAAAGGACGTATTTCTTCCAATATCTCCAGACCTGGGGCGTCCCGAGCATCATGAGTGGAAGTGGTTGCCCTATGATGATGCGAGAGCTCTTTTGAACGAAAGGCTAAAAGCAATTCTTGAATGGGCTCACCAAAAAATTTTAAAAAAGAGGATGCCCAATTCTTGA